CAACCAAGCCGCAGACAATACCAATCACACAGGAAGAAAACCATTCAATTCAATAGCCTAGTTAATCCCATTCTTGGAAAAATCCCGCAACGCTGTACCGCTTCGGGTTAATGCACGAGATAAACGTCGCCAAACGCCGCCCGTACCCGCCTTGATGTACAACAGCCGTCCCAGCCCGACAAAAAAGCCGTCTGCAAAATCTGCCTTCAACGGCTGTGATGATGCAGACGGCTTGTAACGGATTGCCAACAGATTTGCAGACGGCCTTTACCCTTGCTGCACGATATCCGCCAGCGGCCAGCGCGGTTTCACATTAAATGCCCCCGCTTCCTGCCGGTTATGCAAGCGCATCGCACCGGCGAAAGCAATCATCGCACCGTTGTCGGTACAGTATGCCAGCGGCGGGAAATACACTTTTACCGCTTCTTCGGGGTGGGATTGCTTTTTATTTGCAGACGGCCTCTGTACCGTCAGACGGCTGAATTCGTCACGCAGCTTCCAGTTTGCGCCCACGCCGCCCGCCACCACCAAGGTGCGGAACCCTGTATCCAGCAAGGCTTTTTTCGACTTAGCCACCAGCACGTCCGCCACTGCGTCCTGAAAGGCGCGGCAGATGTCGTTGCGTGTTTGCTCGGGAATCTCATTACCGCCGCTTTCGGCGCGCACTTTTTCCACTGCAGTCAGCACGGCGGTTTTCAAGCCGGAAAAACTCATCTGCAAATCATGCGAATGCAGCATGGGGCGTGGAAATTGGAAGGCATCGGCACGGCCGAGTCTGGCCAGCTCCGAAAGTTTCGCCCCGCCCGGATAAGGCAGCCCCAACAGCTTGGCGGTTTTATCAAACGCTTCGCCCGCCGCATCGTCCACACTCTCGCCCAGCAGCGTGTAATCGCCGATGCCGCGCACGGCCATAAACTGCGTATGCCCGCCCGACACCAGCAAAGCTACAAACGGAAATTCGGGTTTGTCGTCCGCCAAGAGCGGCGACAACAAATGCCCTTCCAAATGGTGCACCGGAATCACAGGCTTATCCAGCGCAAACGCCAGCGCGTTGGCATAGCTCGAACCTGCCAGCAGCGCACCGCCCAAACCCGGCCCCTGCGTAAAGGCAACCGCGTCGATGTCGCCGTAACCGACACCCGCCTCCTGCAGGCAGCCTTCGGTCAGCGGCACGAGGCGGCGGATGTGGTCGCGGCTCGCCAGCTCCGGCACCACGCCTCCGTATTCGGCGTGCATGGCCATTTGGGTGTGCAGGTGGTGCGCCAGCAAACCGCGTTCGGTGTCGT
The nucleotide sequence above comes from Neisseria animalis. Encoded proteins:
- the tsaD gene encoding tRNA (adenosine(37)-N6)-threonylcarbamoyltransferase complex transferase subunit TsaD; the encoded protein is MLVLGIESSCDETGVALYDTERGLLAHHLHTQMAMHAEYGGVVPELASRDHIRRLVPLTEGCLQEAGVGYGDIDAVAFTQGPGLGGALLAGSSYANALAFALDKPVIPVHHLEGHLLSPLLADDKPEFPFVALLVSGGHTQFMAVRGIGDYTLLGESVDDAAGEAFDKTAKLLGLPYPGGAKLSELARLGRADAFQFPRPMLHSHDLQMSFSGLKTAVLTAVEKVRAESGGNEIPEQTRNDICRAFQDAVADVLVAKSKKALLDTGFRTLVVAGGVGANWKLRDEFSRLTVQRPSANKKQSHPEEAVKVYFPPLAYCTDNGAMIAFAGAMRLHNRQEAGAFNVKPRWPLADIVQQG